One window from the genome of Thermus sediminis encodes:
- a CDS encoding pilus assembly PilX N-terminal domain-containing protein encodes MRKGIATPITLVVLMVVFTSLLAATGYMALGALRGGASERATYQAFTLAESALEALPLLVRCGRDLPTDYTLGPGLEASYRYPDGQTAVPPGGGTVRVQAVAQSGGTRARVERTFSVSCGFTGAIPAALTSRPRIEVRGDAQVIGQDFGSATGLLEVTTTSLFLNLLVPPSGSFTLGVQDATLIPLGSYVQIPTGGAPKTYRVEGKDGNTLTLSPLFTPGPTDLVLPGAQVHLVQFGVKSYGPPDTLFLNDARGLIPGQTIRVNGLEGTLREVDLATGRVAVEWRGPPPTAIPGGSSTWRGITTSRATRS; translated from the coding sequence ATGAGGAAGGGTATTGCAACCCCTATTACCCTGGTGGTCCTGATGGTGGTCTTCACGAGCCTTCTTGCGGCCACCGGCTACATGGCCTTGGGCGCCCTAAGGGGCGGGGCCTCCGAGCGGGCCACGTACCAGGCCTTTACCCTGGCGGAAAGCGCCCTCGAGGCCCTTCCCCTCCTGGTCCGGTGCGGGAGAGACCTGCCGACGGATTACACCCTAGGCCCTGGCTTGGAGGCCAGCTACAGGTACCCCGATGGGCAAACGGCCGTACCCCCAGGCGGGGGAACGGTCAGGGTTCAGGCGGTGGCCCAGTCTGGGGGGACGAGGGCCCGAGTAGAACGGACCTTTTCCGTGAGTTGCGGGTTCACAGGGGCCATCCCCGCTGCCCTCACCTCGAGGCCCCGCATAGAGGTCAGAGGGGACGCCCAGGTCATCGGCCAGGACTTCGGGAGCGCCACGGGGCTCCTCGAGGTCACCACAACTAGCCTGTTCTTGAACCTCCTCGTGCCCCCAAGCGGGAGCTTCACCCTAGGCGTTCAGGACGCCACCCTGATCCCCCTCGGTAGCTACGTGCAGATCCCCACCGGAGGCGCTCCGAAGACCTACCGGGTGGAGGGCAAGGATGGGAACACCCTCACCCTCAGCCCCCTCTTCACCCCAGGCCCCACGGACCTCGTCCTTCCGGGGGCCCAGGTCCACCTGGTGCAGTTTGGCGTGAAGTCCTATGGCCCCCCGGACACCCTGTTCCTCAACGACGCCCGCGGCCTAATCCCAGGGCAGACCATTAGAGTGAACGGCCTCGAGGGCACCCTCCGCGAGGTGGACCTGGCCACGGGACGGGTGGCCGTGGAGTGGAGGGGGCCCCCTCCCACCGCCATCCCCGGGGGCTCATC
- a CDS encoding thiolase family protein — MQEVYIVSAARTPIGRFGGVLKDVSPVELGAHAMRAALERAGVEGKDLDLYVFGNVLRAGHGQLLPRQAALRAGIPKEVDGYGVDMVCASGMMALINADQFIRTGEAHLVLAGGMESMSQAGFYLSHRARWGYKFLMGAPEGLQDILLRDGLSDPFTGEAMGEQAERLAQDYGVGREEVDEAAYLSHRRAWEATEGGLFAFEIAPLEVPGKKGPVVVEKDEGIRPETTLESLAALRPAFRKDGILTAGNASQISDGAAALLLASGEAVRAHGLKPIAKVLGGAWAAGEPWRFPEAPIPAVRRLLERLGMRISDFGLFENNEAFALNNILFSRLLSVPYERLNVFGGAVALGHPIGASGARIVVTLLNALRVRGEERGLAAICHGTGGSTALAVERV; from the coding sequence ATGCAGGAGGTCTACATCGTTTCCGCGGCCAGGACCCCCATCGGCCGGTTCGGGGGGGTCCTGAAGGACGTGAGCCCCGTGGAGCTTGGGGCCCACGCCATGCGGGCGGCCCTGGAGCGGGCCGGGGTGGAGGGGAAGGACCTGGACCTCTACGTCTTCGGCAACGTCCTAAGGGCGGGGCACGGGCAGCTTTTGCCCAGGCAGGCGGCCCTTAGGGCGGGCATCCCCAAGGAGGTGGACGGGTACGGGGTGGACATGGTCTGCGCCTCGGGGATGATGGCCCTCATCAACGCCGACCAGTTCATCAGGACGGGGGAGGCCCACCTGGTCCTGGCCGGGGGGATGGAGTCCATGAGCCAGGCGGGCTTCTACCTCTCCCACCGGGCCCGGTGGGGGTACAAGTTCCTCATGGGGGCCCCGGAGGGGCTACAGGACATCCTCCTCCGGGACGGGCTTTCCGACCCCTTCACGGGGGAGGCCATGGGGGAGCAGGCGGAAAGGCTGGCCCAGGACTACGGGGTGGGGCGGGAGGAGGTGGACGAGGCCGCCTACCTCTCCCACCGGCGGGCCTGGGAGGCCACGGAGGGGGGCCTCTTCGCCTTTGAGATCGCTCCCCTCGAGGTCCCGGGGAAGAAGGGCCCGGTGGTGGTGGAGAAGGACGAGGGCATCCGCCCCGAGACCACCCTCGAGTCCCTGGCCGCCCTGAGGCCCGCCTTCCGGAAGGACGGCATCCTCACCGCGGGCAACGCCAGCCAGATCTCCGACGGGGCGGCGGCCCTTCTCCTGGCCTCGGGGGAGGCGGTGCGGGCCCACGGGCTTAAGCCCATCGCCAAGGTATTGGGCGGGGCCTGGGCCGCCGGGGAGCCCTGGCGCTTCCCCGAGGCCCCCATCCCCGCGGTGAGGCGGCTTCTGGAGAGGTTGGGCATGAGGATCTCGGACTTCGGCCTCTTTGAGAACAACGAGGCCTTCGCCCTGAACAACATCCTCTTCAGCCGCCTCCTCTCCGTCCCCTACGAGCGCCTCAACGTCTTCGGGGGGGCGGTGGCCCTGGGCCACCCCATCGGGGCGAGCGGGGCCAGGATCGTGGTGACCCTCCTGAACGCCCTCCGGGTGAGGGGGGAGGAAAGGGGCCTCGCCGCCATCTGCCACGGGACCGGGGGGTCCACGGCGTTGGCGGTGGAGCGGGTGTAG
- a CDS encoding DUF433 domain-containing protein yields the protein MVDLIVADPEVMGGKPVVAGTRITVEEILRRLAAGESPEALLEALPRLTPEGLRTALLYAAEVLGAERVYPYPDQAA from the coding sequence GTGGTGGACCTCATCGTGGCGGACCCTGAGGTGATGGGAGGGAAGCCTGTAGTGGCGGGGACCCGGATCACCGTGGAGGAGATCCTCCGCCGCCTCGCCGCTGGGGAGAGCCCAGAGGCCCTCCTGGAAGCCCTCCCCCGGCTGACCCCGGAGGGCCTGCGCACCGCTTTGCTCTACGCGGCCGAGGTCCTCGGGGCAGAGAGGGTCTACCCCTACCCGGACCAAGCCGCGTGA
- a CDS encoding DUF503 domain-containing protein, with amino-acid sequence MKVYLGLYTARLETGARSLKEKRALIKPALERVKARFPVSAARLHGLDAWGYEVVGLSLLGNDPKWVEETLWAAARFLAQNGAFRVALEEFRLEAFELDGVL; translated from the coding sequence ATGAAGGTGTACCTCGGCCTCTACACCGCCAGGCTGGAAACCGGGGCCCGGAGCCTCAAGGAGAAGCGGGCCCTCATCAAGCCTGCCCTGGAGAGGGTGAAGGCCCGCTTCCCCGTGTCCGCCGCCAGGCTCCACGGCCTGGACGCCTGGGGGTACGAGGTGGTGGGCCTGAGCCTCCTGGGGAACGACCCAAAGTGGGTGGAGGAAACCCTGTGGGCAGCGGCCCGCTTCCTGGCGCAAAATGGGGCCTTCCGCGTGGCCCTGGAGGAGTTCCGCCTCGAGGCCTTTGAGCTGGACGGGGTCCTCTAG